Proteins encoded within one genomic window of Methanobrevibacter arboriphilus JCM 13429 = DSM 1125:
- a CDS encoding winged helix-turn-helix domain-containing protein, which yields MGNNATNEKKVEKRIEKVNDLSIHADYGEIAEMKDMIRDIQKDMKNMIEKSNEEYLNLMYSNLKNEFIGSMNGYMIDKMDPELERRMVNHCDMKQQCKNVFKKYLKRYTLDLNPENMTPEKIGEIKTELEDLRKVSKKEECDVCFNEVSDMFENQINLIKSFKIYDNQKEEDQKKISEINEEKIVKGFLDPISHEKRLKILKSIALEPQSFSSLSNITNLKGGNLIFHINKLIENDLIFQKQDHGEYILTTKGFKTIQLVLKIHN from the coding sequence ATGGGAAATAACGCTACCAATGAAAAAAAAGTTGAAAAAAGAATAGAAAAAGTAAATGATTTGAGTATTCATGCCGATTATGGAGAAATAGCTGAAATGAAAGATATGATTAGAGACATTCAAAAAGATATGAAGAATATGATTGAAAAGTCTAATGAAGAATATCTAAATTTAATGTATTCAAACCTCAAAAATGAATTCATTGGATCTATGAATGGATATATGATAGATAAAATGGATCCTGAATTAGAAAGAAGAATGGTTAATCATTGTGATATGAAACAACAATGTAAAAATGTATTTAAAAAATATTTGAAAAGGTATACTCTTGATTTAAATCCAGAAAATATGACACCAGAAAAAATAGGTGAAATTAAAACAGAATTAGAAGATTTAAGAAAAGTTAGTAAAAAAGAAGAGTGTGATGTGTGTTTTAATGAAGTTTCTGACATGTTTGAAAATCAAATAAACTTAATTAAATCATTCAAGATTTATGATAATCAAAAAGAAGAAGATCAGAAGAAAATATCTGAAATTAATGAAGAAAAGATTGTTAAAGGTTTTTTAGACCCAATATCTCATGAAAAACGGTTGAAAATATTAAAATCAATAGCTCTTGAGCCACAGAGTTTTTCATCCCTTTCTAATATAACAAATTTGAAAGGAGGAAATCTCATATTCCATATAAACAAGCTAATAGAAAATGATTTAATATTTCAAAAACAAGACCATGGAGAGTATATATTAACAACAAAAGGATTTAAAACTATACAACTTGTTTTAAAAATACACAACTGA
- a CDS encoding ArsR/SmtB family transcription factor — MSNQGCEIKSIREDLIAEVTKKMSKDSTYHDISNLFKLLGDYNRIRILCALSYQELCVCELSLLLDMSQSAISHQLRLLRHKDIVKFRKENKQTFYSLQNDEIISIIRKANEYGF; from the coding sequence ATGTCAAATCAAGGTTGTGAAATTAAAAGTATTAGAGAAGATCTTATTGCTGAAGTAACAAAGAAAATGTCAAAAGATAGTACATATCATGACATATCTAATCTATTTAAACTACTTGGAGACTATAATAGGATAAGAATACTCTGTGCACTTAGCTATCAAGAACTTTGTGTATGTGAACTATCTTTACTATTAGATATGAGCCAATCAGCTATTTCACACCAATTAAGACTACTTAGACATAAAGACATTGTTAAATTTAGAAAAGAAAATAAACAAACATTTTATTCATTACAAAATGATGAAATTATCTCAATAATAAGAAAGGCGAATGAGTATGGATTCTAA
- a CDS encoding heavy metal translocating P-type ATPase, which yields MDSKNKTASENEDNCCDHEENNNEDNCCDHENEKIENEDNCCSQENEENNTQDDCCSQEHEENDEQDNCCDHENNNHEHQGCACEQGILENIDSIEEKKSKKPLIILGIGIFIFVIGYFISTMSFNLFNLTISNISININQDIISQIIYLIVVLIVGPGIIKHGITSLLNKEVKIELLITIATFGAFLLGDGGEGATLMILFFLAEYLETYALDRSKRSLSKLVKLSPDIATVKRKIGNSGINDKFEEVEVNVKDLSIGDTVIVKPGDKIPIDGSIIKGITSVDQSSITGESLAVTKREGDEVYASTINEDGYIEIKVTKKSNETIFSKIIDLIKESEDKKAKIDLFIDKFARYYTPTVIVLAMLVAIIPTLIFKQPLNEWVYRALVLLVISCPCAIAISTPVSIVSAITAGTKNGIIIKGGEYIEALAEIKAVMFDKTGTLTEGKLEISKINTLNNFKENEMIEIACSLENQSKHPIAKAFNEYQKNNNINSFKVENFKSIAGKGLKGEINQKTYYVGKKELFDYNENLKKDINNLNLESQNIGKTSVIIGNENEILGFINLNDKIRENGPKTIEKLKDKSIKTIMLTGDNSATAKNVAEKLGLDNYYPNLLPEDKVNIVEELGKEYENIAMVGDGVNDTPSLARANVGIAMGMGGADVAVETADIVLMQDNISKVNYLIDIAKKTMGIIKQNIAIPLTVKSILAILGVIGYVSLWEAVLIGDMGLTLLVVANALRIGK from the coding sequence ATGGATTCTAAAAATAAAACAGCATCAGAAAACGAAGATAATTGTTGTGACCATGAAGAAAACAATAATGAAGACAACTGCTGTGACCATGAAAATGAAAAAATTGAAAATGAAGACAATTGTTGCAGCCAAGAAAATGAAGAAAACAATACACAAGATGATTGTTGCAGCCAAGAACATGAAGAAAACGATGAACAAGATAATTGTTGTGATCATGAAAATAACAATCATGAGCATCAAGGATGTGCATGTGAACAAGGCATACTTGAAAACATAGATAGCATTGAAGAGAAAAAATCTAAAAAACCATTGATTATTTTAGGAATAGGCATATTTATATTTGTAATAGGATATTTTATATCTACAATGAGTTTTAATCTATTCAATCTAACCATCTCTAATATATCAATCAATATTAATCAAGACATAATATCTCAAATAATATATTTAATCGTAGTATTAATTGTTGGGCCTGGCATAATAAAACACGGTATAACATCACTACTCAATAAAGAAGTAAAAATAGAATTATTAATAACAATAGCAACCTTTGGTGCATTTCTTCTTGGGGATGGAGGAGAAGGTGCAACATTAATGATTCTGTTTTTCCTTGCCGAATATTTAGAAACATATGCATTAGACAGGTCAAAAAGATCATTATCAAAATTAGTTAAACTATCTCCAGATATAGCAACTGTAAAAAGAAAAATTGGAAATAGTGGAATTAATGATAAATTTGAAGAAGTTGAAGTTAATGTTAAAGATTTATCCATTGGAGATACTGTAATAGTGAAGCCAGGGGATAAAATTCCAATAGATGGATCTATTATAAAAGGAATTACCTCTGTTGACCAGTCTTCAATTACAGGAGAAAGTTTAGCAGTTACAAAAAGAGAAGGAGACGAAGTTTACGCTTCTACAATAAATGAAGATGGATATATCGAAATAAAAGTTACTAAAAAGTCTAATGAAACAATATTTTCAAAAATAATTGATTTAATAAAAGAATCAGAAGATAAGAAAGCAAAAATAGACTTATTTATAGATAAATTCGCAAGATATTACACTCCAACAGTTATTGTATTAGCCATGCTTGTTGCAATAATACCAACTTTAATATTTAAACAACCTCTTAATGAATGGGTATACAGAGCATTAGTTTTATTAGTTATATCCTGTCCTTGTGCAATAGCTATTTCAACCCCAGTTTCTATTGTTTCAGCAATTACAGCAGGAACTAAAAATGGAATAATTATTAAAGGTGGAGAATATATTGAAGCATTAGCAGAGATAAAAGCTGTTATGTTTGATAAAACTGGAACTTTAACTGAAGGTAAGCTAGAAATCAGTAAAATAAACACACTAAATAATTTCAAAGAAAATGAGATGATAGAAATAGCTTGTAGTTTAGAAAATCAGTCAAAACATCCAATTGCAAAAGCATTTAATGAATATCAAAAAAATAACAATATAAACTCTTTTAAAGTTGAAAATTTTAAATCTATAGCAGGAAAAGGATTAAAAGGAGAAATAAATCAGAAAACATACTATGTTGGTAAAAAAGAACTTTTTGATTATAATGAGAATTTGAAAAAAGATATTAATAACTTAAATCTAGAAAGCCAAAATATTGGAAAAACTAGTGTTATTATTGGAAATGAAAATGAAATATTGGGTTTTATCAATTTAAATGATAAAATAAGAGAAAATGGTCCTAAAACTATAGAAAAACTCAAAGATAAATCCATTAAAACTATTATGTTAACTGGAGATAATTCAGCGACTGCTAAAAATGTAGCAGAAAAACTTGGACTTGATAATTACTATCCAAATCTTCTTCCAGAAGATAAAGTTAATATTGTTGAAGAATTAGGTAAAGAATATGAAAATATAGCTATGGTCGGAGATGGAGTAAATGATACTCCTTCACTTGCAAGAGCTAATGTAGGAATAGCTATGGGAATGGGTGGTGCAGATGTAGCTGTTGAAACTGCAGATATAGTTTTAATGCAAGATAATATATCAAAAGTAAATTATTTAATTGATATAGCTAAAAAAACAATGGGAATTATAAAGCAAAATATAGCAATACCTCTAACTGTGAAATCTATTCTAGCAATTTTAGGAGTAATTGGCTATGTTAGTCTTTGGGAAGCAGTTTTGATTGGTGATATGGGATTAACACTTTTAGTAGTAGCTAATGCCCTTAGAATAGGAAAATAG
- a CDS encoding TIGR00375 family protein, translating into MIVNADLHIHSCFSMATSKDMLIDNIAPQAKLKGLQLMGTGDALHPGWLDIIEKSTEYVGGGIYSTEHCDFILTSEIEGEKKIHHLVIIPNIEIAKEIGDKLVSNNKYKDGRPRAKMNGKEIMDLAKEYDCLVGPAHAFTPWTGMYKTFDSIIDCYGRAPDFLELGLSADTDMADTIEELQNIPFLSNSDAHSPWPHRLGREFNQIELQDISFESLKSSIKNNKIKANYGLVPNLGKYHMTACTKCYKLIDPNLAIKNKMKCSCGGTIKRGVDFRISQIATWDTPHHPSHRPPYIHLLPLAEIISMVYDKGVTTKTVQGKWKELIDNIGNEIEILIDAPIDTISKVNEDLVPAIESFRNRSLYINPGGGGKYGEISFDEKLAEKKVEKDNNVTLDNF; encoded by the coding sequence ATGATAGTAAATGCAGACTTACATATTCATAGCTGTTTTTCTATGGCAACTTCAAAAGATATGCTAATAGATAATATAGCTCCTCAAGCAAAGCTAAAGGGGCTTCAACTTATGGGTACTGGGGACGCTCTTCATCCTGGATGGTTAGATATAATTGAAAAAAGTACTGAATATGTTGGAGGCGGCATATACTCTACAGAACACTGTGATTTTATCCTTACTTCTGAAATTGAGGGTGAAAAGAAAATTCATCATCTTGTTATTATTCCTAATATTGAAATAGCTAAAGAAATAGGGGATAAGCTTGTTTCTAATAATAAATATAAAGATGGTCGTCCTAGGGCTAAAATGAATGGAAAAGAAATTATGGACTTAGCTAAAGAATATGATTGTTTAGTTGGTCCTGCTCATGCATTCACTCCTTGGACTGGTATGTACAAAACATTTGATAGTATTATCGATTGTTATGGTCGAGCACCTGATTTTTTAGAGCTAGGATTATCTGCAGATACTGATATGGCTGATACTATTGAAGAACTACAAAATATTCCATTTCTTTCAAATTCTGATGCTCATTCTCCATGGCCACATAGATTAGGTAGGGAGTTTAATCAAATAGAGCTTCAAGATATTTCATTCGAGTCTTTAAAGTCTTCAATTAAAAACAACAAAATTAAAGCAAACTATGGTCTTGTTCCGAATTTAGGTAAATATCACATGACTGCGTGTACTAAGTGTTATAAATTAATAGATCCTAACTTAGCTATTAAAAATAAAATGAAATGTAGTTGTGGAGGAACTATAAAAAGAGGTGTTGATTTTAGAATTTCTCAGATAGCTACTTGGGATACACCTCATCATCCTTCTCATCGTCCACCTTATATACACTTACTTCCTTTAGCTGAAATTATTAGCATGGTTTATGATAAGGGAGTTACAACAAAAACTGTTCAAGGTAAATGGAAAGAGTTAATTGATAATATTGGTAATGAAATTGAAATTTTGATTGATGCTCCAATAGATACAATATCTAAAGTCAATGAGGATCTTGTTCCTGCTATTGAATCTTTTAGAAATAGATCCTTATATATTAATCCTGGTGGTGGGGGAAAATATGGGGAAATCTCTTTTGATGAAAAACTAGCTGAAAAAAAAGTAGAAAAAGATAATAATGTTACTCTAGATAATTTTTAA
- a CDS encoding TetR/AcrR family transcriptional regulator: MSLKRSSKEAIIETTFLLSLKKGFDNVSVNDIGKHTSMCGSSGIYYHFKKKEDLLDHVIDKYVVENTNAFKNALDSHNGTLIEKLRFVFYYHVGINILSGDNVPLADLIDYKDYYLFFMNSFHIRPVFRDKLYESRKGKLDCFVKNLSDDSLEDGLYIYAVLRGFIIDWILSPDFELDVNIERYCRMILSVLEK; this comes from the coding sequence TTGTCTTTAAAGAGATCTTCAAAAGAGGCTATTATTGAAACTACATTTTTATTATCTTTAAAAAAGGGTTTTGATAATGTATCAGTTAATGATATTGGGAAGCACACTTCTATGTGTGGTTCATCAGGGATTTATTATCATTTTAAGAAAAAGGAAGATTTATTAGATCATGTTATTGATAAATATGTTGTGGAAAATACTAATGCTTTTAAAAATGCACTTGATTCTCATAATGGGACATTAATTGAGAAATTAAGATTTGTTTTTTATTATCATGTTGGAATAAATATTTTAAGTGGTGATAATGTTCCATTAGCTGATTTAATTGATTATAAAGATTATTATCTTTTTTTCATGAATTCTTTCCATATTCGCCCTGTTTTTAGGGATAAACTTTATGAGTCTCGAAAAGGAAAGTTGGATTGTTTTGTTAAAAATTTATCTGATGATTCTTTGGAGGATGGTTTGTATATTTATGCTGTTTTAAGGGGATTTATTATTGATTGGATTTTATCTCCTGATTTCGAGTTGGATGTTAATATTGAGAGATATTGTAGAATGATTTTATCTGTTTTAGAAAAATAG
- a CDS encoding SPL family radical SAM protein: MNIDVSIVMLCILINILNLTIEKVWILKILIILVFPIVFFENIYIKSNIAEKLDIQLSKTSWKNEMIAIGTVTDSYQPIEKEYELMPDVLNTLIKHKNPAVISTKSDLIFRDLDLINELSEINFINIAVTITSLDDKIQKLIEPNTISSKKRFNILKKIRKNTNASCGLHFMPIIPYLTDSYENMDLMFKNAEKLNVNCIISGSLNLYGKTRGYFLKFIKNEFPEIYNDLFSLYKNGKVNREYSKDLFSKIKKFKKDYNVETNYSNVIKEKIKVYNNDLKQSSLFDY; this comes from the coding sequence GTGAACATAGATGTAAGTATTGTTATGCTTTGTATTCTCATAAATATCTTGAATCTAACTATAGAGAAAGTTTGGATTCTAAAAATACTAATAATTCTAGTATTTCCAATAGTTTTTTTTGAAAATATTTACATAAAATCTAACATAGCTGAAAAACTTGATATTCAGCTTTCTAAGACTAGTTGGAAAAATGAAATGATAGCTATAGGAACTGTAACAGATAGCTATCAACCTATTGAAAAAGAATATGAATTAATGCCAGATGTATTAAATACACTAATAAAGCATAAAAATCCTGCTGTAATTTCAACAAAGTCTGATTTAATATTTCGTGATTTAGATTTAATCAATGAATTATCTGAAATTAATTTTATTAACATAGCTGTAACAATAACTTCTCTTGATGATAAAATTCAAAAATTAATTGAACCAAATACTATATCTTCAAAAAAGAGATTTAATATATTAAAAAAGATAAGAAAAAATACTAATGCATCTTGTGGACTTCATTTTATGCCAATTATACCTTATTTAACTGATAGCTATGAGAATATGGATTTAATGTTTAAAAATGCAGAAAAACTTAATGTAAATTGTATTATTTCAGGATCACTTAATTTGTATGGAAAAACAAGGGGATATTTCCTTAAATTTATAAAAAATGAGTTTCCTGAGATTTATAATGATTTATTCTCTTTATATAAGAATGGTAAAGTTAATAGAGAATATAGTAAGGATCTTTTTTCTAAAATTAAAAAGTTTAAAAAGGATTATAATGTTGAAACTAATTATTCTAATGTTATAAAAGAAAAAATAAAGGTTTATAATAATGATTTAAAACAATCTTCTCTTTTTGATTATTAA
- a CDS encoding M48 family metallopeptidase, which translates to MRKYTITRSNRKTIAIKINADSSLEVKAPVNLSKNKIDEFVNSKEKWIAKHSERISNNYFLKKQFELNFGDFILVRGQNNQIKPVDGKRAIYNKDKKIFFIPETDKQNQIKEILIELYKKIAHNHINKRVNYFKNKMDVKPIKIGITSAKTRWGSCSGKNSVNFSWKLIMADDKTIDYVIIHELAHIKQHNHSKKFWNIVESIMPDYPEQKKKLKILGEKLNKENWE; encoded by the coding sequence ATGAGAAAATATACAATTACTCGTTCTAATAGAAAAACTATTGCTATTAAAATCAATGCAGATAGTAGCTTAGAAGTTAAAGCACCAGTAAACTTGTCTAAAAATAAAATAGATGAGTTTGTAAATTCAAAAGAAAAATGGATAGCTAAACACAGCGAAAGAATTTCTAATAATTATTTTCTTAAAAAACAGTTTGAACTGAATTTTGGAGATTTTATTTTAGTCAGAGGACAAAATAACCAAATTAAGCCTGTTGATGGTAAAAGAGCAATATACAATAAAGATAAAAAGATATTTTTTATACCAGAAACAGATAAACAAAATCAAATCAAAGAAATATTGATAGAATTATATAAAAAAATAGCCCATAACCATATAAATAAAAGAGTTAACTATTTTAAAAATAAAATGGACGTTAAACCCATAAAAATTGGTATTACAAGTGCCAAAACAAGATGGGGAAGTTGTAGTGGAAAAAATAGTGTTAATTTCTCTTGGAAACTGATTATGGCAGATGATAAGACAATTGATTATGTAATAATTCATGAACTAGCACATATAAAACAACATAACCATTCAAAGAAATTTTGGAATATAGTAGAATCTATAATGCCTGATTACCCAGAACAGAAGAAAAAATTAAAAATTTTAGGTGAAAAACTTAATAAAGAAAATTGGGAATAA
- a CDS encoding nucleoside deaminase, which yields MDDVYFMEKAINEAKKSISEGGIPIGAVLVKNGEIIGKGHNRLIQSNSAIFHGELDAIENANSKNRLTGKDYQNSTLYTTLSPCPMCSGAIILYNIPRVVIGENKTLLGAEELLKNNGVEIVSLDNNECKVLFEDYIKENPETWNEELKRVDGTTSLK from the coding sequence ATGGATGATGTTTATTTCATGGAAAAGGCTATTAATGAAGCTAAAAAATCTATATCTGAAGGTGGAATTCCCATTGGGGCAGTTTTAGTTAAAAATGGGGAAATTATTGGCAAAGGTCATAATCGCCTTATTCAGTCTAACTCTGCTATTTTTCATGGTGAATTAGATGCTATTGAAAATGCAAATAGTAAAAATAGGCTAACTGGTAAGGATTATCAGAATTCTACTCTTTATACGACTCTTTCACCTTGTCCAATGTGTTCTGGAGCTATAATATTATATAATATTCCACGTGTAGTTATTGGAGAGAATAAAACTCTTCTTGGTGCTGAAGAATTGCTTAAAAATAATGGTGTTGAGATTGTTAGTTTAGATAATAATGAATGTAAGGTTCTTTTTGAAGATTATATTAAAGAAAATCCAGAAACATGGAATGAAGAATTGAAACGTGTTGATGGCACTACATCTTTAAAATAA
- the trpA gene encoding tryptophan synthase subunit alpha yields the protein MSRITEVFQDEKAFIGFLTAGDPSKEKTIEFILAMDSAGADLIEIGIPFSDPIAEGPVIQDANLRALSKGINTDDIFDLVIDVRKKSDIPLIFLTYINPVFYYGYEKFFKKCKDVGLNGIVIPDLPYEEKEEISKVAKSYDVDIISLIAPTSKDRIRMIAKDATGFIYLVSSMGVTGVRSEIKTDLEEIIVEIRNVTDVPVAVGFGINTPKQAENISKIADGVIVGSAIIKIIEEYGNDSKDHLKDYVSRMKNATRF from the coding sequence TTGAGTAGAATTACAGAAGTTTTTCAAGATGAAAAAGCATTTATAGGTTTTTTAACAGCTGGAGATCCTTCAAAGGAAAAAACTATTGAGTTTATTTTAGCTATGGATAGTGCTGGGGCTGATTTAATTGAAATAGGAATACCTTTTTCAGACCCCATAGCTGAAGGTCCTGTTATTCAAGATGCTAACTTAAGAGCACTATCTAAAGGTATAAACACTGATGATATTTTTGATTTAGTAATTGATGTAAGAAAAAAGTCTGATATTCCTCTTATTTTTCTTACATATATTAATCCTGTTTTTTATTATGGATATGAAAAATTCTTTAAAAAGTGTAAAGATGTTGGACTAAATGGGATAGTTATTCCTGATTTACCTTATGAGGAAAAAGAAGAAATATCAAAAGTTGCAAAGAGTTATGATGTTGATATTATTTCTTTAATAGCTCCAACCTCAAAAGATAGGATAAGGATGATAGCTAAAGATGCTACTGGTTTTATATATCTTGTTTCATCAATGGGTGTGACTGGTGTTAGAAGTGAGATTAAAACTGATTTGGAAGAAATTATTGTTGAAATAAGAAATGTTACTGATGTTCCAGTAGCTGTGGGTTTTGGGATTAATACTCCTAAACAGGCTGAAAACATTTCTAAAATAGCTGATGGAGTCATTGTTGGTAGTGCTATAATAAAAATAATTGAAGAATATGGTAATGATTCTAAAGATCACTTAAAAGATTATGTTTCTAGAATGAAAAATGCAACTAGATTTTGA
- the trpB gene encoding tryptophan synthase subunit beta, translating to MNKAISEEDIKIKICGLKRIDDAKILNKYVPDYAGFVFAESKRKVSFDEAKAIKNVLDESITTVGVFVDPDIEDIFYLIKNGIIDIVQLHGNEDEGLINKLKEFDSNINIIKSIEVNNEYSENKYDDGFNIKNTIKKWENSNVDYLLLDSGKGSGKVFNWELIGDIKKIKKPVFLAGGINSENIKKASKIKPFAFDLSSGVEKNGFKSSKKINEIINNLDNINKSNNKANNKNKTSNKESKNNKSNINKSNINKSINLNRLDDVKDMNNGRYGIYGGQYIPETLMNELINLEEQYNFYKNDPDFIEELQNLLNEYAGRPSLLYFAENMTNDLGGAKIYLKREDLNHTGSHKINNVLGQVLLAKKMGKTRIIAETGAGQHGVATATGAAFLDMECEIFMGEEDMERQALNVYRMELLGAKVNPVSSGTKTLKDAVNETMREWTTRVHDTHYVLGSVMGPHPFPMIVRDFQSVISCEIKEQILRIEGKLPTAIVACVGGGSNAIGSFFNFIGDKNVRLIGCEAGGEGVDTEYHAASITKGEVGIFHGMKSYFCQGNYGQISPVYSISAGLDYPGIGPEHAYLNDTKRAEYVPITDDEAVEAFEYLAEKEGIICAIESAHAIAQSIKIAKEMDSEDIIVVCLSGRGDKDAESIKNYKLAKSDKLAKSSNSAKLDKLSEEEI from the coding sequence ATGAATAAAGCTATTAGTGAAGAAGATATCAAAATTAAAATCTGTGGATTGAAAAGAATTGATGATGCAAAAATCCTTAATAAATATGTTCCTGATTATGCAGGATTTGTATTTGCAGAAAGCAAAAGGAAAGTTAGTTTTGATGAAGCTAAAGCTATTAAAAATGTTTTGGACGAAAGTATTACTACTGTTGGTGTTTTTGTTGATCCTGATATTGAAGATATTTTTTACCTTATAAAAAATGGTATTATTGATATAGTACAGCTTCATGGTAATGAAGATGAAGGTCTTATAAATAAATTAAAAGAATTTGATAGTAATATTAATATTATTAAGTCTATTGAAGTAAATAATGAATATAGTGAAAATAAGTATGACGATGGATTTAATATAAAAAACACCATTAAAAAATGGGAAAATTCTAATGTTGATTATTTATTGTTAGATAGTGGAAAGGGTTCAGGAAAAGTTTTCAACTGGGAATTAATAGGAGATATTAAAAAAATCAAAAAACCAGTTTTCCTTGCTGGAGGTATTAATAGTGAAAATATCAAAAAAGCTTCTAAAATTAAACCTTTTGCCTTTGATTTAAGTTCTGGTGTTGAAAAAAATGGATTTAAGAGTTCTAAAAAAATAAATGAAATTATAAATAATTTGGATAATATTAATAAATCGAATAATAAAGCAAATAACAAGAATAAAACAAGTAATAAAGAATCAAAAAATAATAAATCAAATATTAACAAGTCAAATATTAATAAATCAATTAATTTAAATAGATTAGATGATGTGAAAGATATGAATAATGGAAGATATGGAATTTATGGTGGACAATATATTCCAGAAACATTAATGAATGAATTGATTAATCTTGAAGAGCAATATAACTTTTATAAAAATGACCCTGATTTCATAGAAGAGCTTCAAAATTTACTCAATGAGTATGCGGGGCGTCCTTCACTTTTATATTTTGCAGAAAACATGACTAATGATCTTGGTGGAGCTAAAATATATTTGAAGCGAGAAGATCTTAATCATACAGGATCTCATAAGATTAATAATGTTCTTGGTCAAGTCTTATTAGCTAAAAAAATGGGTAAAACAAGAATCATTGCTGAAACTGGTGCTGGACAACATGGTGTTGCAACAGCTACTGGTGCTGCATTTTTAGATATGGAATGTGAGATATTCATGGGTGAAGAAGACATGGAACGCCAAGCTCTGAATGTTTATCGTATGGAACTTTTAGGAGCTAAAGTTAATCCTGTTTCATCTGGAACAAAAACCTTAAAAGATGCTGTAAATGAGACAATGAGGGAATGGACAACAAGAGTTCATGATACACACTATGTTTTAGGTTCTGTAATGGGCCCTCATCCTTTTCCAATGATTGTTCGAGATTTTCAAAGTGTTATAAGTTGTGAAATTAAAGAACAAATATTAAGAATTGAAGGTAAGCTTCCAACAGCAATTGTTGCCTGTGTTGGTGGTGGAAGTAATGCAATAGGCTCATTTTTTAACTTTATAGGTGATAAAAATGTTAGATTAATTGGTTGTGAAGCTGGAGGGGAAGGTGTTGATACTGAATATCATGCAGCATCTATTACTAAAGGTGAAGTTGGGATTTTCCATGGTATGAAGTCTTACTTTTGCCAAGGCAATTATGGTCAAATATCTCCAGTATATTCAATTTCTGCAGGTCTTGATTATCCGGGAATAGGGCCTGAACATGCTTACCTTAATGATACAAAAAGAGCAGAATATGTTCCTATAACTGATGACGAAGCTGTTGAGGCATTTGAATACTTAGCTGAAAAAGAAGGAATTATCTGTGCTATTGAAAGTGCTCATGCCATAGCTCAATCAATAAAAATAGCTAAAGAGATGGATTCTGAGGATATTATTGTAGTTTGTCTTTCTGGAAGAGGAGATAAAGATGCTGAATCTATTAAAAATTATAAATTAGCTAAATCAGATAAATTAGCTAAATCATCTAATTCAGCTAAATTAGATAAATTGAGCGAAGAGGAGATTTAA